A part of Prolixibacteraceae bacterium genomic DNA contains:
- the ltrA gene encoding group II intron reverse transcriptase/maturase — MKVESLKDYLRFHRKVLITELREGKYLPNPVRRVEIPKEPGKTRPLGIPTVVDRVIQQAISQVLSPIYEEQFSNYSFGFRPNKGAHTAIIACSQTITAGYHYAIDMDMERFFDTVNHSKLIEILSRTIKDGRLVSLIHKYLRAGVVVEEQFQETETGVPQGGPLSPLLSNIMLNELDHELTRRGHEFVRYADDIVILCKSKRGATRTMNSTIRFIEDTLFLKVNRDKTEVVRYNQIKFLGYSFYKTKGAVRFRLSKKTQRKVKRSLEGIVARKNSIGYDEIKSKLKSYIQGWVTYYRLADMKSFLKQVDEWLRRRIRMVIWKCWKRVRTKMKNLMKLGVSKHKAYEYANTRKKYWRISKSPILQTTITNKNLEKAGYITLSDYYQKVKS, encoded by the coding sequence ATGAAAGTGGAATCATTAAAAGATTATCTCAGATTTCATCGAAAAGTTTTAATAACAGAACTACGAGAAGGGAAGTACCTTCCCAATCCTGTACGACGAGTCGAAATACCCAAAGAGCCAGGTAAAACACGCCCTTTAGGTATTCCTACTGTCGTGGATCGTGTTATTCAACAAGCCATTTCACAAGTTCTTAGTCCTATTTATGAGGAACAGTTTTCCAATTATAGCTTTGGATTCCGTCCTAATAAAGGAGCACATACAGCTATTATAGCCTGTAGCCAAACGATCACAGCAGGTTATCATTATGCTATCGATATGGATATGGAAAGATTTTTCGATACCGTAAATCATAGCAAGTTGATAGAGATCTTATCACGAACGATAAAAGATGGTCGATTAGTTTCCTTAATCCATAAATATCTAAGAGCCGGAGTTGTTGTTGAAGAGCAGTTTCAAGAAACAGAAACAGGAGTTCCTCAAGGAGGACCATTAAGTCCATTGCTAAGCAACATTATGCTGAATGAATTAGACCATGAACTCACAAGACGAGGACATGAGTTTGTTCGTTATGCAGATGATATTGTGATCTTATGTAAAAGCAAGCGAGGAGCTACACGCACGATGAATTCTACAATTCGTTTTATAGAAGATACTCTATTCTTAAAAGTGAATCGAGATAAAACAGAAGTGGTGCGCTACAATCAGATTAAGTTTCTTGGTTACAGTTTTTACAAAACAAAAGGTGCCGTTCGTTTTCGATTGTCGAAAAAGACACAACGGAAAGTGAAGCGCTCTTTGGAAGGAATTGTAGCACGGAAGAATAGTATTGGTTACGATGAAATCAAATCCAAGCTTAAAAGTTATATTCAAGGATGGGTAACCTATTATCGATTGGCAGATATGAAATCATTTCTGAAACAAGTAGATGAATGGCTAAGACGACGTATCCGTATGGTAATATGGAAATGTTGGAAAAGAGTAAGAACGAAGATGAAGAATTTAATGAAACTCGGAGTTTCGAAGCACAAAGCGTATGAATATGCAAATACGAGGAAAAAGTATTGGCGCATTTCAAAGAGTCCAATTCTACAAACGACTATAACGAATAAGAATTTGGAGAAGGCAGGCTATATTACGCTAAGTGATTATTATCAGAAAGTAAAGTCGTGA